The proteins below come from a single Canis aureus isolate CA01 chromosome 14, VMU_Caureus_v.1.0, whole genome shotgun sequence genomic window:
- the AFP gene encoding alpha-fetoprotein has translation MKWVVSFFSIFLLNFSESRTMHRNAYGIASILDSSQCSAEMNLVDLATIFFAQFVQEATYKEVSKMVKDILTVIEKSTGSEQPGGCLENQLPAFLEEICHEKEISEKYGLADCCSQREEERHNCFLAHKKAAPPSIPPFQVAEPVTSCKAYEENRDMFMNRYIYEIARRHPFLYAPTILSLAAHYGKIIPLCCKAENAVECFQTKTSLITKELRESSLLNQHICAVMRNFGPRTFRAITVTKLSQKFSKANFTEIQKLVLDVAHIHEECCRGNVLECLQDGEKIMSYICSQQDILSSKIADCCKLPILELGQCIIHAENDGKPEGLSPNLNRFLGERDFNQFSSREKDLFMARFTYEYSRRHTKLAVPVVLRVAKGYQELLEKCSQSENPLECQDKGEEELEKYIQESQALAKRSCGLFQKLGEYYLQNAFLVAYTKKAPQLTPPELMAFTRKMATAAATCCQLSEDRQLACGEGAADLIIGQLCIRHEETPINPGVGQCCSSSYANRRPCFSSLVVDETYIPSPFSADKFIFHKDLCQAQGVALQTMKQQFLINLVKQKPQITEEQLEAVIADFSGLLEKCCQGQEQEACFEEEGPKLISKTRAALGV, from the exons ATGAAGTGGGTGgtatcatttttttccattttcctactAAATTTTTCTGAATCCAGGACAATGCATAGAAATGCATATGGAATAG CTTCCATCTTGGATTCTTCCCAATGTTCTGCAGAAATGAATTTAGTTGACCT AGCTACCATATTTTTTGCTCAGTTTGTCCAAGAAGCCACTTACAAAGAAGTAAGCAAAATGGTGAAAGATATATTGACTGTAATTGAGAAATCTACTGGCAGCGAGCAGCCCGGAGGATGTTTAGAAAACCAG CTCCCTGCCTTTCTGGAAGAAATTTGCCATGAGAAGGAAATTTCCGAAAAGTATGGACTTGCAGATTGCTGCAgccaaagagaagaggaaagacatAACTGTTTCCTAGCACACAAAAAGGCTGCTCCGCCATCCATCCCACCCTTCCAAGTTGCAGAACCCGTCACCAGTTGTAAGGCATATGAAGAAAACAGGGATATGTTCATGAACAG GTACATCTATGAGATAGCAAGAAGGCACCCCTTCCTGTATGCACCCACGATTCTTTCTTTGGCTGCCCACTATGGCAAAATAATTCCACTTTGCTGCAAAGCTGAAAATGCGGTCGAATGCTTCCAAACAAAG ACATCATTGATTACAAAAGAATTAAGAGAAAGCAGTTTGTTAAATCAACATATATGTGCGGTAATGAGAAATTTTGGACCTCGCACCTTCCGAGCCAT AACGGTTACTAAACTGAGTCAAAAGTTCTCCAAAGCCAATTTTACTGAAATTCAGAAACTGGTCCTGGATGTGGCCCACATCCATGAAGAATGTTGCAGAGGAAATGTGCTGGAGTGTCTGCAGGATGGG gaaaaaattatGTCCTACATATGCTCTCAACAAGATATTTTGTCAAGCAAAATAGCAGACTGCTGCAAGCTGCCCATACTTGAACTTGGTCAATGCATAATTCATGCAGAAAATGATGGCAAACCTGAAGGCTTATCTCCAAATCTAAATAGGTTTTTAGGAGAGAGAGATTTCAACCAATTTTCTTCAAGGGAAAAAGACCTTTTCATGGCAAG ATTTACTTATGAATATTCGAGAAGACATACAAAACTTGCTGTCCCAGTCGTTCTAAGAGTCGCTAAAGGATACCAGGAGTTATTGGAGAAGTGCTCTCAGTCTGAAAACCCTCTTGAATGCCAGGATAAAGGG GAAGAAGAATTAGAGAAATACATCCAAGAAAGTCAAGCACTGGCAAAGCGAAGCTGTGGCCTCTTCCAGAAACTAGGAGAATATTACTTACAAAATGc GTTCCTTGTTGCTTACACAAAGAAAGCCCCTCAGCTGACCCCACCTGAGCTGATGGCCTTCACCAGGAAAATGGCGACCGCAGCAGCCACTTGCTGCCAACTCAGTGAGGACAGACAACTGGCCTGTGGCGAGGGAGCG GCTGATCTTATTATTGGACAATTATGCATCAGGCATGAGGAGACTCCTATAAATCCTGGTGTCGGCCAGTGCTGCAGTTCTTCATATGCCAACAGGAGGCCGTGTTTCAGCAGCTTAGTGGTGGATGAAACATATATCCCTTCACCCTTCTCTGCTGACAAGTTCATCTTCCATAAGGATTTGTGCCAGGCTCAGGGTGTAGCACTACAAACAATGAAGCAACA atttctcATTAACCTTGTGAAGCAAAAGCCACAAATAACAGAAGAGCAACTTGAGGCCGTCATTGCAGATTTCTCTGGTCTACTGGAAAAGTGCTGCCAAGGCcaagagcaggaagcctgctttgaGGAAGAG ggtCCAAAATTGATTTCAAAAACTCGTGCTGCTTTGGGAGTTTAA